The genome window TTTTTTGAGTGTATGATGAGTCTCACATTAAATATTTATTGGGTAGATCTTAATCCTTTTAAGGTATAGTGCAAATATAGCTATCAATTTTTTCTCAAGTCGTACTCGTTACACCCTTTACATTATTGAGTTGCAAATTTTACCTAGATTTTGAAGCATTTTCACCACATGAGTCAATCTAATCACCCTTAATTCTCCTGATGAGTGATCGATTTTCTCACTCAAAGTGTCAAATTAGCACCGGAATATGAAAGGGAAGTTGATCAGGTGGGGCCAACAAGTCattaaaacaattttggaaAGCAGATGCCATGCTTCAgatattttaaataatgaatGGTAGAAATTATGCTTGAGATATCTTATCAACTAGGTGATGGTGATTGGTGAAGgatggatttttattttggggggatttttttttggggggggggggggggggtgttgttgttgtttcagttatattaaataataaagtctcttgttttttaataagatatttGGGGTATAAGTGCTGTTTATCctaaagaataaagtttagttacaaaaattagttatagtctaaaattacaatcttactaatttttttttttttattgaagatgcattttgacaaatctatcgtTACATTTATATTCTTCATACAACCTCActaaatatttctaaaaaaattaaagatctaTAGTCATCTCatcaaattatgcataaaatataatcttaaagatcatatagtaaataatatcttattggtataaaatttgacaagtgtattaaaagcgtaaaaaacatgcaatcaaatggttagatttttaaaatatgctgtaatgttaattttttttaaggaaattataaccttaggctacaactaattttgtaattaaatgtCCAACATCAAAAACCAATTAACATCGAGTCTCTattataccaaaaactaattaacaTCTCAACATATTATAAGttaaattctattatatctcaaaatagatttttaattttctcataaaaaattaatatataacaATTTAAAGCTGGTACAGAACATGTTGAGAACTGTCAATGAACCCATAACATTCTCATATTTGCTTCCATTCTCTTGAACTCATGGAGTTTCAAATTCCCtttctttttgtcctttttactttcttcctcttcctgtTAATGGCAACTAAAATAGTAAGGAAATCAAAAACTAAGTCAAAGTTGCCCCCAGGACCATGGAGATTACCACTCTTAGGAAACTTGCACCAACTTGTTGGCTCACTACCTCATCACTCTTTAGGAAAACTTGCTAAAAAATATGGACCCTTGATGCACCTACAACTTGGTGAAGTTTCCAACATCATAGTATCTTCACCAGAAATGGCCAAAGAGGTTATGAAAACACATGACATAATCTTTGCTAGTAGGCCTTATCTTCTTGCTGCCAAGATCTTGTCTTATGATACTAAAGGCATTGCCTTCTCTCCATATGGAAGTTATTGGAGAGAGATTAGAAAAATGTGCATGGTGGAGTTGCTAAGTGTAAAACGTGTTGAATCATTCCGATCAATTAGAGAAGTGGAGGTGTCAAATCTTATCAAAATGATATCTGCAAATGAAGGTTCACCAATCAATCTTAGTGAGAAGTTCTTTCAATTGGCATATGGTATAACATCAAGGGCTGCCCTTGGTAAAACAGCCAAAGACCATGAAGCATTCATATCAATTGTCAATGAAGGTACAAAACTGGCATCAGGGTTTTGTGTTGCTGACATGTTCCCTTCAATTGAAGTGCTTCAAGTTATTAGCAGTTTGAGGCATAAACTTGAGAAGCTACATCAAGGGATTGATCAGATACTACAAAAAGTTTTGAATGAGCACAAAGACAACAATTTGGAAGCTAAAAAAGGTGATGGCAAAGCAGATAAAGATATTGTTGATGTCCTCTTAAGGCTCCAAAGGCATGGTGATCTTGAACATCCCTTAACTGACAACAGCATCAAGGCAGTCCTCTTGGTTAGTATTTTAATTTCTGATTAACTATGCAGACTGCCAAAGTGTGTCCATTATCCTATAATGACATTAGCTCTATATTTTAAACCCACTAATAGTTTGGTAGTCTTATGGAAATTTTATCTGAGCTACTGAGCAAAATTTTGGTCTTTGTAGTGTAGAAGGAGATCCTATATTTTTAATCTGGCATCATAAGAAAGACTAGAGCTTGAAGAATGAGTATAATATCCATAGGCTGTCTCTGAAAAATTGATAGTACACATGCAATCAGGAAGAGGTTGTGTTACTggaattatatattaaaagttaTTTTGACCCCTGCATTGTGGCTTGAGGTAAGGCGATTATTAGACGCCTTGAAGTTATATTCACAATAAGTTAGTacctttttccttctttgtaAAATATAAATCTTAAACAATATCAGTCTATGAGCTTTCCTTTATGACAATATTGAGATAGAGCACGTTTCTATTATAGCTACATGAGGTCCATCCAGGTTATAGTCTTATAGATAAAggtactttctttttttggttggtaaTAGACAGATATGCACAAATTGTACAAATTGCATCCTTAGCTGTTTGAATTAATATGGTGAAACCAACAAGATATTTTGTCATCACTTTCAAACGGAATTTCCATTAGATGCCCTTGAAAATcattgaaaacaataaacataAATACCATTAATCTTCTTTCAGGACATATTCAGTGCTGGGAGTGAGACATCATCAACTACTCTAGAGTGGGCAATGTCAGAAATGGTGAAGAACCCACAGGTGATGGAAAAGGCACAAGCTGAGGTGAGACAGGTCTTTGATGGAAAAGCATATGTGGATGAAACATACCTTCATGAATTGAAATTCTTAAGATCAGTTATCAAAGAAACTTTGAGGCTGCATCCTACTATTCCTTTGTTACTTCCAAGAGAATGCAGTGAGAGTTGTGATATTAATGGATACAAGATACCTGTCAAGACCAAGGTCATTGTTAATGCATGGGCTATTGGAAGAGATCCAAGGTATTGGACTGAAGCTGAGAAATTTTACCCAGAAAGATTCCTCAACAGTTCAATTGATTACAAGGGGACAGATTTTGAATACATACCTTTTGGTGCTGGAAGGAGGATGTGCCCTGGAATTACATTTGCTATGGCTAATATTGAGCTTCCACTTGCACAATTACTATATCATTTTGATTGGAAACTTCCCAATGGGTTGAAGCAAGAAGATCTAGACATGACTGAGGAATTTGGATTGtctttaagaagaaaaaataatctaCACTTAATTCCTATGCCTTATCATCCTTTGTCTGTAAAATAAAATCAGCATTTCTTATTATCCTTTGACTGTAAAATAAAACTAGAAATGGTATATTATTGTATGCTCACTTTGTATTGCTATAAAAGTAACCAACTAGACTTTTGAGATTATGTGATGTAGGAAGAgcaaagaatttttattttatttaatttggagtccattatatgtttatttaatttcctaACATCATCGgtattttgtaattcaattactAATATTTCACAAGTCAATTTGAATTAGGGTTTTCCTTGTCaattaggattagggtttctataTAAGCCAAGCATTGTTCTTTTATTGAGGGGGGATTATTTGATGAACAAAATTTCTATTAAAACCATCACAAATCTAGTGCCAACTCTAGCCAACCCTAGATGTTGACTCCtagattattttatttgagaaaagtCTAGGGACACAACTTTTATACCACAACTTTTGGTCGATTGTGAGTAATGGAGAAAAAGTTGTGAGTCCATATAAAATTGATTATCAGCCACTCATTGTTTATTACTTCATCAAGTTGTGGCAAATGGGGTGATCCTATTggaactatttttatttttcttggtacCAACTCCGAGCAAGCTTAAGTGCTGattcctagattttttttatctttatatttcttCTTGTTTAATTTCTGTGTTGCATCATTCTGGTTTGTCCTACATCATTATGACCTTGTGCGCTTGAGGCAGGACAAAACCAAAACTGATGCAAAACCAATATTTTCAAAGAATTTGATGAACagggaaataaaataaacctaGAAATCAACAGCTAGACTTGCTTAGAATTAG of Quercus lobata isolate SW786 chromosome 8, ValleyOak3.0 Primary Assembly, whole genome shotgun sequence contains these proteins:
- the LOC115954713 gene encoding cytochrome P450 71D9-like → MEFQIPFLFVLFTFFLFLLMATKIVRKSKTKSKLPPGPWRLPLLGNLHQLVGSLPHHSLGKLAKKYGPLMHLQLGEVSNIIVSSPEMAKEVMKTHDIIFASRPYLLAAKILSYDTKGIAFSPYGSYWREIRKMCMVELLSVKRVESFRSIREVEVSNLIKMISANEGSPINLSEKFFQLAYGITSRAALGKTAKDHEAFISIVNEGTKLASGFCVADMFPSIEVLQVISSLRHKLEKLHQGIDQILQKVLNEHKDNNLEAKKGDGKADKDIVDVLLRLQRHGDLEHPLTDNSIKAVLLDIFSAGSETSSTTLEWAMSEMVKNPQVMEKAQAEVRQVFDGKAYVDETYLHELKFLRSVIKETLRLHPTIPLLLPRECSESCDINGYKIPVKTKVIVNAWAIGRDPRYWTEAEKFYPERFLNSSIDYKGTDFEYIPFGAGRRMCPGITFAMANIELPLAQLLYHFDWKLPNGLKQEDLDMTEEFGLSLRRKNNLHLIPMPYHPLSVK